The following proteins come from a genomic window of Coffea arabica cultivar ET-39 chromosome 11c, Coffea Arabica ET-39 HiFi, whole genome shotgun sequence:
- the LOC113715673 gene encoding uncharacterized protein, translated as MEDGGGKGDVDPAVTTESSCWRSVLGDATDSMVDNVYFFGTATTSINDDRDTSILSEFGWNLPPPPPPHSGTSAGLLHSGFDRIITDSDLAGNDTHTTLFARENENTSAADDAATPATSAASASVDVEAAEPQPMTMSSSSSDDLPEKSTASGGSSADRQPSDTASKAKKKGQKRIRQPRFAFMTKSEVDHLEDGYRWRKYGQKAVKNSPFPRSYYRCTNSKCTVKKRVERSSEDPTIVITTYEGQHCHHTVGFPRGGLISHEVPFGSQLTPSSSQFYYPGVQFPQGSVGIQESFNVSRESGHSHAPSDPSGRIFTDEGLLGDMVPPGMRKS; from the exons atggaagatGGCGGGGGGAAAGGGGATGTGGATCCAGCAGTAACTACTGAGTCCAGCTGCTGGAGGTCGGTACTGGGTGATGCCACCGACTCTATGGTCGATAACGTTTACTTCTTCGGCACCGCCACGACCAGTATTAATGATGACAGAGACACCTCCATACTCTCGGAGTTCGGCTGGaatcttcctcctcctcctcctcctcactCAGGTACCTCTGCTGGTCTTCTTCACAGTGGTTTCGATCGAATAATCACCGACTCGGATTTGGCGGGAAATGATACCCATACCACTTTGTTTGctcgtgaaaatgaaaataccaGTGCTGCTGATGATGCTGCTACTCCTGCCACTTCTGCTGCTTCTGCTTCGGTTGATGTGGAAGCTGCTGAACCGCAACCCATGACCATGTCATCCAGTTCGTCTGATGATCTGCCGGAGAAGTCCACTGCCTCCGGTGGCTCCTCGGCCGACAGGCAGCCGTCGGATACAGC AAGCAAGGCTAAGAAAAAGGGCCAAAAGAGAATCAGGCAGCCCCGTTTTGCATTCATGACTAAAAGTGAAGTTGATCACCTGGAAGATGGCTATAGATGGCGCAAATATGGACAAAAAGCTGTTAAAAATAGTCCATTTCCAAG GAGCTACTACCGTTGTACTAACAGCAAATGCACCGTAAAGAAAAGAGTTGAACGCTCCTCTGAAGATCCCACGATCGTTATCACTACGTATGAAGGACAACACTGTCACCATACTGTTGGATTCCCAAGAGGTGGTCTCATCAGCCATGAAGTACCATTTGGCAGCCAATTGACACCTTCGAGCTCTCAATTTTATTATCCGGGAGTCCAATTTCCTCAAGGTTCCGTTGGAATCCAGGAATCATTCAACGTCTCGCGTGAAAGTGGACATTCTCATGCACCATCAGATCCAAGTGGACGTATATTCACGGATGAAGGGTTACTTGGGGATATGGTGCCTCCTGGAATGCGAAAGTCCTAA
- the LOC113716240 gene encoding uncharacterized protein yields MEDQESRFVCKWCNKKYPCGKSLGGHMRSHIMAISAESEIKDEPNMKKLLSLNGGEKSFDREPKVVELGGGGHAGSGYGLRENPKKTFKAVDANFPLPQEKVCKQCGKGFQSLKALCGHMACHSDKDRGGLKDDHSWTSENQKLVMDSHSDTEAEERQLRSRSKNKRYKRIIIKSSSFSLANGSSSVSEIDEQEQEEVAMCLMMLSRDSGNWGGVNSVVESSDNNSVVLETKSSSIDMRIGRMEGLKFVHSPEDDTPQTKPRSLKKSSGLDAELVFEQENSDSGYFLEEVVKLESDASVDGFHRKCGFFKSSKPKASVGARCEETLAEIKRGFSKIKSYKAELRKEMSRENEHDSGVISKMGKYEARNKSKDSSDNLELVNESHRKARHGSSDADQSKNAYKRSKYECLNCKKTFKSYQALGGHRPCHKRSNAYLESRYETGENSLDGDDTPNDIPSTKLRESSSNRNASAKNLYHNAEKKVKSKKTKGLECPFCHRIFKNGQALGGHKRSHFIGGGSAVVERSTQTPTFKTDGPELLDLNLPAPLEDENDGQFISW; encoded by the coding sequence ATGGAAGATCAGGAATCGAGGTTCGTGTGCAAATGGTGTAATAAGAAGTACCCTTGCGGGAAATCACTAGGAGGGCACATGAGGTCTCATATCATGGCAATTTCAGCTGAATCAGAGATAAAGGATGAGCCCAACATGAAAAAGTTGCTGTCTTTGAATGGCGGTGAAAAGAGTTTCGATAGAGAGCCAAAGGTTGTTGAACTTGGAGGAGGGGGGCATGCTGGTTCTGGTTATGGACTTAGGGAGAATCCAAAGAAAACATTCAAGGCTGTTGATGCTAACTTCCCTTTGCCTCAAGAGAAGGTCTGCAAGCAATGTGGTAAAGGGTTtcaatctttgaaagcattaTGTGGACACATGGCTTGTCACTCTGATAAAGACAGGGGGGGTTTGAAAGATGATCATTCATGGACAAGTGAGAATCAGAAGCTAGTGATGGATAGTCATTCAGATACTGAAGCTGAGGAGAGACAGCTGAGGAGTAGATCGAAGAATAAGAGGTACAAAAGAATAATTATTAAGTCGTCTTCTTTTTCCTTGGCTAATGGTTCATCTTCTGTTTCTGAGATTGATGAGCAAGAACAAGAGGAAGTAGCTATGTGTTTGATGATGTTGTCTAGGGATTCTGGTAATTGGGGTGGGGTGAATTCAGTTGTAGAGTCTTCTGACAACAATtcagttgttttggaaactaaaTCGTCTTCAATTGATATGAGAATTGGTAGAATGGAAGGTTTGAAGTTTGTGCACAGTCCAGAGGATGACACTCCTCAAACAAAGCCCAGGAGCTTAAAAAAATCTAGCGGTTTGGATGCTGAGCTTGTTTTTGAGCAGGAGAACTCTGATTCTGGTTACTTTTTAGAGGAAGTTGTGAAGCTTGAATCAGATGCTTCTGTCGATGGATTTCACAGGAAGTGTGGTTTCTTCAAAAGCAGTAAGCCTAAAGCGAGTGTAGGAGCTCGGTGCGAGGAGACTCTTGCTGAAATTAAGAGGGGCTTTAGCAAAATAAAGAGTTATAAAGCAGAACTAAGGAAGGAAATGAGCAGGGAAAACGAACATGATTCTGGAGTAATTTCAAAGATGGGGAAGTACgaagcaagaaacaaaagcaaGGATAGTTCAGATAATCTTGAACTTGTGAATGAATCCCATAGGAAGGCGAGACATGGTTCTTCAGATGCCGACCAATCCAAAAATGCGTACAAGCGGAGCAAATATGAGTGCTTAAACTGTAAGAAGACTTTCAAATCATATCAGGCCCTTGGGGGACATCGACCCTGCCACAAAAGAAGTAATGCCTACCTCGAGTCAAGATATGAAACTGGTGAGAACAGCTTAGATGGTGACGATACTCCAAATGATATACCAAGTACAAAGCTCAGAGAATCTTCCAGCAATAGGAATGCAAGTGCTAAAAATTTATATCACAATGCTGAGAAAAAAGTTAAATCCAAGAAAACCAAAGGGCTTGAGTGCCCCTTCTGTCACAGAATTTTTAAAAATGGCCAAGCTCTGGGTGGCCACAAGAGGTCACATTTTATTGGTGGTGGTAGTGCAGTTGTGGAACGTAGTACTCAAACACCAACATTCAAGACAGATGGCCCTGAATTACTTGATCTTAATCTTCCTGCGCCGCTAGAGGATGAGAATGATGGCCAGTTCATATCCTGGTAG